In a single window of the Elaeis guineensis isolate ETL-2024a chromosome 8, EG11, whole genome shotgun sequence genome:
- the LOC140851027 gene encoding aspartokinase 2, chloroplastic-like, translating to MAVALQLGARAHCSGVTRDSWSSLAFSSSFRSRLGLESSVRLVCGKRERSGGRRGGLKVRCQRAVSAVVEKDEVVREGADGNAAQLSIVMKFGGSSVASADGMKEVADLILSFPEERPVIVLSAMGKTTNNLLLVLMHFSLQ from the coding sequence ATGGCGGTAGCTCTCCAGCTTGGAGCTCGAGCTCATTGTTCTGGAGTCACGAGGGATTCGTGGAGCTCGCTGGCTTTCTCATCGAGCTTTCGGAGTAGGCTTGGGTTGGAGTCGTCTGTGAGGCTGGTTTGTggaaagagggagaggagcgGCGGGAGGAGGGGAGGCTTGAAGGTGCGTTGCCAGAGAGCAGTGTCTGCTGTTGTGGAGAAGGACGAGGTGGTGAGGGAGGGTGCTGATGGAAATGCTGCGCAGCTGAGCATCGTGATGAAGTTTGGAGGGTCGTCGGTGGCGTCGGCTGACGGGATGAAGGAGGTTGCGGACCTCATTCTTAGCTTTCCTGAAGAAAGGCCTGTGATTGTTCTATCTGCAATGGGGAAGACAACGAACAACCTTCTGCTGGTATTAATGCAtttctccttgcaatga